Proteins from a single region of Gorilla gorilla gorilla isolate KB3781 chromosome 16, NHGRI_mGorGor1-v2.1_pri, whole genome shotgun sequence:
- the LOC101146256 gene encoding elongation factor 1-beta-like: MGFGDLKSPAGLQVLNDYLTDKSYIKGYVPSQADVAVFEAVPGPLPADLCHALCWYNHIKSYEKEKASLPGVKKALGKYGPADVEDTTGSGATHSKDDDDIDLSGSDDEEESEEAKRLREEHLAQYESKKAKKPALVSKSCILLDVKSWDDETDMAKLEGVRSIQADGLVWDSSKLVPVGYRIKKLQIQCVVEDDKVGTDMLEEQITAFEDYVQSMDVAAFNKI; the protein is encoded by the coding sequence ATGGGTTTTGGAGACCTGAAAAGCCCCGCCGGCCTCCAGGTGCTCAATGATTACCTGACAGACAAGAGCTACATCAAGGGGTATGTGCCATCACAAGCAGATGTGGCAGTATTTGAAGCAGTGCCCGGCCCACTGCCTGCCGACTTGTGTCATGCTCTATGTTGGTATAATCACATCAAGTCTTACGAAAAGGAAAAGGCCAGCCTGCCAGGAGTGAAGAAAGCTTTGGGCAAGTATGGTCCTGCAGATGTGGAAGACACTACAGGAAGTGGAGCTACACATAGTAAAGATGATGATGACATTGATCTCTCTGGATCTGATGATGAGGAAGAAAGTGAAGAAGCAAAGAGGCTAAGGGAAGAACATCTTGCACAATATGAATCAAAGAAAGCCAAAAAACCTGCACTTGTTTCCAAGTCTTGCATCTTATTAGATGTGAAATCTTGGGATGATGAGACAGATATGGCGAAATTAGAGGGCGTCAGAAGCATTCAAGCAGACGGCTTAGTCTGGGACTCATCTAAACTAGTTCCAGTGGGATACAGAATTAAGAAACTTCAAATACAGTGTGTAGTTGAGGATGATAAAGTTGGAACAGATATGCTGGAGGAGCAGATCACTGCGTTTGAGGACTATGTGCAGTCCATGGATGTGGCTGCTTTCAACAAGATCTAA